The genomic interval CCTCTGCCTGCTCAGGGTTACCCTCGGATCGGCGCGGAGTGTACACACTTACCGGCGCCACTGACAATAAAAAATCGTGTTAAAAAACGGGTTTTGATTGATGGGTCAAATCTTGCTGCCAGCAAGGCTGGCTCTGGGATGGCGAGGGATGAGGCCGCTCGGAATAGGCCCTGAAAATAACAGGGGAACCGGCCATTTTCCCCCACCCCTTGCCAGTGCTGGGCCGGGGGGAAATTCAGCCCTTTCGCATATGCATGACCAGTTTTAAATTCGGAATTTTTATTCAAAACACCTTCAGGTTAGGCCCCCTCCCCCAGCGCCCCCCACGGGATCCCTGCCCAAGAAATTCATCAAAAAATGCGCTGACGCAATAATCAGGCTGGCCGTCTTGTCCACAATGGTCCCTCTTTTGTGGTTTGAGGCCTGCCAATGGATACCCTGCTTGAGCGTTTTCTGCGTTACCTGACTTTTCATACCCGCTCCGATGCGACCAATCCTGCCTGCCCCAGCAGCGAGGGCCAGCTCGTCTTCGCCCGCGCCCTCTTCGAGGAGATGACGCAGTTGGGGCTGACCCAGGTCACCCTGGATGAACACGGCTATCTCACCGCCTGCCTGCCGGGCAACCAGCCAGAGGCGCCAGCCATCGGGCTCATCGCCCACATGGATACCGCCGATTACGAGGCCGCGCAGGTGGTGCCCCAGATAGTCGAGAATTATCAGGGGGGCGACATCTGCCTTGGCAAGGGGGACGAGGTGCTGGCCATTCGCCAGTACCGTTGCCTGAAAAACTACCTGGAGCAGGATCTCATCACTACCGACGGCACCACCCTGCTTGGGGCCGACGACAAGGCGGGCATCGCCGAGATCCTCACCGCCGCCCAGTACCTGCTGGCCAACCCAGAGATCCCCCGCGGGGATCTCTGGATAGGCTTCACCCCGGACGAGGAGATAGGCCGCGGCGCCGATCTGTTCCCCCTGGACAGATTCCCGGCCAAATGGGCCTATACCGTCGATGGGGGTGAACTGGGTGAGCTGGAGTATGAAAACTTCAACGCCGCCAGCGCCACTGTGCGCATCACAGGCAACAACGTGCACCCCGGCACCGCCAAGGGCAGCATGATCAACAGCCAGACCCTGGCCGCCCGCTTCCACGCCGAGATGCCTCCCGAGCAGACTCCGGAGTGCACGCAAGGGTATGAGGGCTTCTTCCACCTGGCCAGGATGGAGGGCACTGTGGAGGAAACCACCCTGCACTACCTCATTCGCGACTTCGACGACGACCACTTCGCCGCCCGCAAGGCCCAGCTCAAGGAGCGGGTCGCCTCCTTGCAGCTCGACTGCCCCAAGGCGCGCATCGAGCTGACGATAGAGGACAACTACCGCAACATGCGCAGCCAGATAGCGCCGCACATGCACATCATCACGCTTGCCAGGGCCGCCATGGAGGCCGCCGACGTGGTCCCCAAGATCAAGCCCATTCGCGGTGGCACCGACGGCGCCCGCCTCTCCTTTATGGGGCTGCCCTGTCCGAACCTCTTCACCGGAGGCCACAACTTCCACGGCAAGCACGAGTTCATCCCGCTGCAATCCATGGAGAAGGCGGTCGCCACCCTGGTGGCCCTGGTGCGGCTCACCTCGGCCTGGCGGGAGCAGTGACGCCGTCCTGAAGGCCGGGCCGGGTAAGAGCAGTAACGGCGGTCTGAGCGGGGCCCTGCGCCCCTATCATCAAACCGTCACGGCGCTGCCACAAAGGGGAAACCGGGGAACGGCACCCTGAGGCAACGTTCCGCGGAGCCTTGCCCATGTTCAACGTCGATACCCTGCTGGGGCAGCATCTGCCCCGCCTCACCAGCCAACCCCTGATCAGTCCCCTGCTCCGGCAGGGGCTGCGCTGGCTGCTCAACGAGGAAGCCTTCGCCGAGTTTGCCGAGCGCCATCCTCACCTGCGCGGCCTCGATTTCGTCGAGCAGGCCCTCGCCACCCTCGATTTTGACTACAGGGTGAGCGAGGCCGAGCTCGAGAACATCCCCGCCAGCGGCCGGGTCATGATAGTCGCGAACCACCCCATAGGATCCCTGGACGGGCTGGCCCTGCTGCGCCTGCTCGGCCGCATCCGCCCCGACGTCAAGATAGTGGCCAACCAGCTGCTGGCGGAGATCCGCCCCCTGCGTCCCCTGCTGCTGCCGGTGGACAACCTGGGGGGCAAGACCGACAGGCGCGCCATCCTGGCCATGGGGGAGCACCTGGCCCAGGAGGGCGCCCTCATCATCTTCCCCGCCGGCGAAGTGTCGCGCCTCGGCCCCAAGGGGGTGAAGGACGGCCCCTGGCAGGGGGGCTTCATCAAGCTCGCCAGGCGCACCCGCACCCCGCTGGTGCCCATTCATCTGGGCGGGCGCAACGGCCTCCCCTTCTATCTCGCCTCCTGGCTCCACAAGCCCGCCTCCGCCCTGCTGCTGGTACGCCAGCTGTTTCGCCAGCAGGGACGGCGCACCTCCCTCACCCTGGGGGAGCGCATCCCGCCCCAGAGTCTCGGGGAGCTCGCCCCCAAGACAGCGGCCGCCCTGGTGCGCCGCCACCTTTATCGCCTCGGCAAGGGGAAGAGGGGCCCCCTGGCAACCGAGGCCCCCATAGCCCTGCCGGAGGAGCGTCGTCAGCTCAAGCAGGCCATGGATGGCTGCGAGCTGCTCGGACAGACCCTGGATGGCCAGCGCATCCTGCTCTATCGCCGCCACGAGCAGGGCCATTCGGTGATACTGCGCGAGCTGGGGCGCCTGCGGGAGATCGCCTTTCGCGCCGTGGGGGAAGGCTCGGGCAGACGGCGGGATCTCGATGCCTTCGACGATGACTACCACCACCTGATCCTCTGGGATCCGGCCCGCCTCGACATCATAGGGGCCTACCGCTTCGCCCCCGTGGCCGAGCTGCTGGCGCGCAAAGGGGTGAGCGGCCTCTACAGCCACACCCTGTTCGGGTTTGAAGAGAGGCTGCTGCCCCGGCTGGAGCAGGCCATCGAGCTTGGCCGCTCCTTCATCCAGCCCGCCTACTGGGGCAAGCGGGGGCTCGACTACCTCTGGTTCGGCATAGGGGCCTACCTGGCCCGCTACCCCCAGTATCGGTATCTGTTCGGGCCTGTGACCCTCTCCGGCAGCCTGCCGCCGGCAGCCAAGGATCTGCTGGTGGGCTTCTACCGCCAGCACTTCGCCCCCGAGCTTGCCCTTGCCCCCTCGCGCCGCCCCTATCCCGAGACGGCGCCCCTGTTCGAGGGGACCGATTACGGCGCCGATCTCAAGGCGCTCAAGGCCCGCCTCGACCACCTGGGCTGCGCCATCCCCACCCTCTACAAGCAGTATTCCGAGCTGTGCGAACCGGGGGGCGTGCAGTTCATGGACTTTGGCATAGACCCCGACTTCAACCACTGCATCGACGGCCTGGTGTGGGTGGACGTGAGCCGCATCAAGCCCCACAAGCGGGCCCGCTACATAGGTTCTCCCGCGAGCGGGACCGATGCCCCGTCGTCTGCCGCCTGATCCCCCGGGCAAAAAAAAGAGAGGGAGGCCTGCGCCTCCCTCTCTCGTTCAACCCCTTGTCCCTCGCCTACTCGGTGGCAGGCTTGCGATCGGCATGACCGAGATCGCGCTCCGGGGATATGAGGTCCCGCACCCGCTGCTTGATCTCTTTGGCCTCGGGGAAGCCCTCGTCGGCCACCCTGTCCCACACCTGTATCCCGTTGACCAAGATCTTGAATTCCCCCTTGCTGGCGGGTACCAGCGCCACCTCGCCGAGATCGCTGTCGAAGGTGGAGAGCAACTCCTGGGCCAGCCAGGCGGCGCGCAGCATCCAGCGGCAGAGGGTGCAGTAGCGGATCTCGATGCGCGGCTTGCTGACCGGGGTCTGTCGTTCTGTCATGCGATGACTCCATGAAAATCGGTTAACCAGTGGCGGGCTATGGTCTGCATGGTGGCCTGGGGCAGCTCGAGCAGGCCGGGGGCAGGACTCTGCCCGGCCAGCTGGTGCACCCCTTCGATGATCTCCGCCAGCACCAGATAGACGTACTCGCCGATGACGGCGCCGTGGACGAAGTTTACCGCCTCGCCGCGATTGAGCAGGAAGATGGTGCTGCCATCCGGGCGCGTGAGCGCCAGCACATGGGGGCACACCTCCTCGCTCGGCCAGGGCAGCTGGGAGAGGCAGAAGGCGAACTCGTCATCCGCCGAGGTGACAGAGGCCACCATGGCGCCGGGGCGCAGCGCCTGCAAGTCGGCGATGTCCAGGGCCCCGTTGCCGGTGCAGCAGATCACCAGCTCGGCGCGGCCGAGGGCCTCGGCCTTGTTCACCAGCTTGAAGCCGTGGGAGAGCGCCTCCACCTGGCGCAGGGCATCCGTCTCCACCAGCTCCAGGTGCAGGTTGCGGCAGCGCAGCTCGCGGGCGATGCTGCGCCCCACCTTGCCATAGCCGAACAGGGCGGCCTGGCAGACGTTGAAGGTGCGCCTCAGGGTACGCGCCAGGGACTCGGCGGAGTAGACCACGCTCAGGCCGATCTGGATGTCTTCCGCCTGCTTGAGGGGACTGCGCGCCACCGAGATGACGGGGGCGGCCAGCAGCTCCTGTTCGTAGCGCTGATGGCCGTTTTCGGTCATCTCCACCACCCCGAGAAAACGCTCGCCGAAGTGTTCAGAGAGCACCGCCTGGGTCTTGGCGAAGTAGCCGCCTATGTCCAGGATGATGAGCCGCTCATGCTCCCGCACCAGGGGGGCAATCTGGGCTATGACGCCCTCGGGATCCGAGGTCCAGTGGCGATTGAGGGGCAGCACTGGGTAGTGCTGCTGGGCCCAGGCCAGGGTCGGCCCGTGAACGGACTTGGGTTTGGGCAGGATGGCGCCGACCCGCCCCACCCCATCGAGCACCTGGATGAAATGGGGCCGGTCCGGGAGCAGGTGGGTCACCAGCAGAATGCAGAGATCCCCGAGGCGTCCCTGCTCGGTGAAATGGCGAAAAAACAGATGCTCAGATCCCTGACTGCGCAACTGTGGCCTCCTTAGCGTGCCGCGAGAAAGCAGGCAAACAGAACCCGGCATAGCCGGGTTCTGTGTGTGTCCAGATAATTGAAAATCCTTTTTATCTGAAAGCACCATGGGGCTCAATCTTTATCTGTGCAGACTTTGACTAACCCATCAATTTATAAGGTAATAGTCTGTTTTTCATGCAGAAATTAATAAAGTGATGCTGCTGGCCAGACCCACCACAGACTCAAACCAGCACCAATTGCCCCGACCAGGATCAGCAGACCCCAACGAGACAATCCCGGGCGCTTGCGCAGGGCCCACTCCAAGAGCGGCAGCAACCAGACCGGCAGCAGGACCAGCAGCGGGACTTCCACATATTGCCAGGCCAGCATCTGTACGAAGGCCAGCGCCAGCGCCAGGGCGGCCGGGGTCACCTTGACCCCCGCAAAGGCACCGAGCAGGGCACGGAAACCGGCGAAGGCAGCCAGGGCGCCCGCCAGCTGGGCGATCAGCAAGCTGCCATCGATGCCGATGACCAGCGCCAGCCAGATGAAGCCCAGGGCAAAGCCCAGCCCCTCCTCGCTGTCACCGCGCCAGCCCGTCCAGCCGAACCAGGCGATGGCGGGCAAGAGGGCCAGCCAGATGCGCGGCTCGATGGCGAGGACCGAGGCCAGCCCCTGCCACCACACCAGGGCACCGAGCCCGGCGAACAGCACCAGGGCGATGCCCTTGTCTGCCAGTTGCAGCGCCATGGCGGGCACCAGCAGGCACAGCGGCAGCCACTGCCACGCCTTGACCGGCAGGCCATAGGCGCCGCCCAGCAGGCAGCCCACCAGCCAGAGCGCGAGCGCCCCCCACAGATAACCCAGTCGTGGCCAGCGCCATGACAGCAAAGCGGCCCCCAAAGGGGCCGCCAGGGTTTGTAGCAAGAGTGCTGCGCCCATTACTTGCGCACACCTTCGACGAACAGGTTGATGCTCATCTCGTCCGGAATGCCCGGCAGCATGTAGTTCACGCCAAAGTCGCTGCGCTTGATGGTGGTGGTGGCGTTGAAGCCGCTGCGGTAGCCGCCCCAGGGATCCTTGCCTTCACCGATGTGGACCATGTCGAAAGCCACGTCCTTGGAGACGCCGTGCAGGGTCAGGGTGCCCTTGAGCACGCCCTTGTCCTTGGTGCCTTCATAGCCGGAGCTGACGAAGGTCATCTTGGGGTACTGCTTGACGTCCAGGAAGTCGGGGCTGCGCAGGTGCTTGTCGCGGGCCTCGTGGTTGGAGTCCACGCTGGCGGCGTCGATTTCGAAGCTCGCCTTGGCGGCAGTCGGATTGGCATCATCCATGCTGAAGGTGCCGCTGAAGGTGTTGAACCGGCCGACCAGCTCGGAGAAGCCGAGGTGGCCCACCTTGAACTGGACTGTGGTGTGAGCCGCATCGACATCGTAGTCGGCCGCCATCAGGGGAGCCGCCATAAACAGGCAGGAAGCCAGCAGGGCCTTGGTCATTTTCATTCCGATCGTTCCTTCATTGGGGGGTTCACATCGATACCCGACATGCTAACCTCCGAGCAGGAATGGATAATCATCGATTTATTAAAATAATTATCAACCGAGAGTGGAATATGGATCAGATAGCCGCCATGCGCACCTTCATCAAGGTGGTGGAGTGCCAGAGCTTTACCAAGGCCGCCCATCAGCTCGGCATCTCGGTCGCCATGACCTCCAAGCTGATGCAGCAGCTCGAGGAGTCATTGTCGACCCGGCTGCTGTCACGCACCACCCGCCAGGTCAACCCCACAGAGGCGGGCCAGTTCTACTACCAGCGCTCCCTGGCCCTGCTGGCGGAGCTGGAAGAGACCCACAGCCAGCTCACCCACAACAACCAGCAGCCCCAGGGCACCCTCAAGCTGTCGGTGCCCATGGACTTTGGCTACCTGCACCTCTCCCCCGCCCTGCCGCTGTTTCGCGAGCGGTTTCCCGAGCTCAAGCTGGAGATAGAGTACAGCGACCGGCGGGTGGCGCTGGTGGAGGAGGGTTTCGATCTGGCGCTGCGGATCGGCAACCTGCCGGATTCCTCCCTGGTGGCCAAGCCGCTCGCCACCATGAAGCTGGTGGTGTGCGCCAGCCCCGAATACCTGGCCCGCAGGGGCACCCCAAAGACCCCGGAGGATCTCAAGCAGCACGACTGCCTCATCTATACCCTGACCCAGCCGGACTGGGTCTTCAAACGGGATGGGGAGCAGCAAAGCGTGCGCCCCCAGGGGCCCCTTCGCGCCAATAATGGCGTGGC from Aeromonas rivipollensis carries:
- the pepT gene encoding peptidase T, coding for MDTLLERFLRYLTFHTRSDATNPACPSSEGQLVFARALFEEMTQLGLTQVTLDEHGYLTACLPGNQPEAPAIGLIAHMDTADYEAAQVVPQIVENYQGGDICLGKGDEVLAIRQYRCLKNYLEQDLITTDGTTLLGADDKAGIAEILTAAQYLLANPEIPRGDLWIGFTPDEEIGRGADLFPLDRFPAKWAYTVDGGELGELEYENFNAASATVRITGNNVHPGTAKGSMINSQTLAARFHAEMPPEQTPECTQGYEGFFHLARMEGTVEETTLHYLIRDFDDDHFAARKAQLKERVASLQLDCPKARIELTIEDNYRNMRSQIAPHMHIITLARAAMEAADVVPKIKPIRGGTDGARLSFMGLPCPNLFTGGHNFHGKHEFIPLQSMEKAVATLVALVRLTSAWREQ
- a CDS encoding LysR family transcriptional regulator → MDQIAAMRTFIKVVECQSFTKAAHQLGISVAMTSKLMQQLEESLSTRLLSRTTRQVNPTEAGQFYYQRSLALLAELEETHSQLTHNNQQPQGTLKLSVPMDFGYLHLSPALPLFRERFPELKLEIEYSDRRVALVEEGFDLALRIGNLPDSSLVAKPLATMKLVVCASPEYLARRGTPKTPEDLKQHDCLIYTLTQPDWVFKRDGEQQSVRPQGPLRANNGVALTRAACDHQGIILQPTFIVGDALRSGALVPLLPEWEKGQVGLYALYPHRRFVSAKVRCFIEFVQERYLAPHYWDRET
- a CDS encoding lysophospholipid acyltransferase family protein, giving the protein MFNVDTLLGQHLPRLTSQPLISPLLRQGLRWLLNEEAFAEFAERHPHLRGLDFVEQALATLDFDYRVSEAELENIPASGRVMIVANHPIGSLDGLALLRLLGRIRPDVKIVANQLLAEIRPLRPLLLPVDNLGGKTDRRAILAMGEHLAQEGALIIFPAGEVSRLGPKGVKDGPWQGGFIKLARRTRTPLVPIHLGGRNGLPFYLASWLHKPASALLLVRQLFRQQGRRTSLTLGERIPPQSLGELAPKTAAALVRRHLYRLGKGKRGPLATEAPIALPEERRQLKQAMDGCELLGQTLDGQRILLYRRHEQGHSVILRELGRLREIAFRAVGEGSGRRRDLDAFDDDYHHLILWDPARLDIIGAYRFAPVAELLARKGVSGLYSHTLFGFEERLLPRLEQAIELGRSFIQPAYWGKRGLDYLWFGIGAYLARYPQYRYLFGPVTLSGSLPPAAKDLLVGFYRQHFAPELALAPSRRPYPETAPLFEGTDYGADLKALKARLDHLGCAIPTLYKQYSELCEPGGVQFMDFGIDPDFNHCIDGLVWVDVSRIKPHKRARYIGSPASGTDAPSSAA
- a CDS encoding adenosylhomocysteinase, with amino-acid sequence MRSQGSEHLFFRHFTEQGRLGDLCILLVTHLLPDRPHFIQVLDGVGRVGAILPKPKSVHGPTLAWAQQHYPVLPLNRHWTSDPEGVIAQIAPLVREHERLIILDIGGYFAKTQAVLSEHFGERFLGVVEMTENGHQRYEQELLAAPVISVARSPLKQAEDIQIGLSVVYSAESLARTLRRTFNVCQAALFGYGKVGRSIARELRCRNLHLELVETDALRQVEALSHGFKLVNKAEALGRAELVICCTGNGALDIADLQALRPGAMVASVTSADDEFAFCLSQLPWPSEEVCPHVLALTRPDGSTIFLLNRGEAVNFVHGAVIGEYVYLVLAEIIEGVHQLAGQSPAPGLLELPQATMQTIARHWLTDFHGVIA
- a CDS encoding YceI family protein; amino-acid sequence: MKMTKALLASCLFMAAPLMAADYDVDAAHTTVQFKVGHLGFSELVGRFNTFSGTFSMDDANPTAAKASFEIDAASVDSNHEARDKHLRSPDFLDVKQYPKMTFVSSGYEGTKDKGVLKGTLTLHGVSKDVAFDMVHIGEGKDPWGGYRSGFNATTTIKRSDFGVNYMLPGIPDEMSINLFVEGVRK
- a CDS encoding SelT/SelW/SelH family protein, whose product is MTERQTPVSKPRIEIRYCTLCRWMLRAAWLAQELLSTFDSDLGEVALVPASKGEFKILVNGIQVWDRVADEGFPEAKEIKQRVRDLISPERDLGHADRKPATE